The genomic window tggtgacgagaaaagttgaaatccggttgactgtccctctgtccgtccgcccatccgtccgtgcaagctgtaacttgagtaaaaaattgagatatctcgatgaaacttggtacgtgggttccttagtacaaaaaaatttcacgtACGTAGGTGGTCGTAATTGGAcaactgtcacgcccacaaatcgccattagccgaaaacatataaagtacgAAACCTAAGctataaattaagatataaaactggaATTTAGTAcagaggatttttttttttgaaaaagtcggCATGATCCCCCGCCctctaaaaagtttaatgtacacatctcctaaactacttaagctacaacaaccaaatttgctgagtacaaatcctataagaacttctaccgaccgtatgaaaatggatgaaattaaAGAATAACCCCGGAACCTCCCCATATAACGATACTGTTAAAAACTtctaaaagtgcaataaatcatTAACCCAATGcgccagaaacattaaattttaccactgaGGTGTTATGGAGAGCTTTATGGaagctggtgtgaaaattggacgatgggcgtggcaccgcccactttttgttgaaatccCATAACTCGGAACCCGAACAGTAGTATTAATCctaatcaaaattaattactttatacTCAAGACTGAttcatataacttttttaaattttccgaaTCGGACAAACCATTCGAAAGATATCACGATTTAGGCGTCATCGGACTAAGGAAGAGGAGTCAATGACATTCAATAAAGTGCAGCGTGGCTGACACGtccagttatatacatatactcgtattataccgAGGATACCGATGTTTCCAACTGTACTACCTATCCCATTTAAATGGCTTTTATTGTCGGTAAATATATCTCGTTAACTATTAACAAGtcagctaaagtgagaaggcaaaacatcccctccacagcgttgtgcgctgggtttggtacccgccacgtaaaaaacgccccccaAGAAAGGGAACAAAAAGCCTcggactgatgcccagagcatactaaaattatggagtgcATACTAGAATACTAGAGCATACTAAACTTATAGagtgaacacttctccagcctgctgaatggcagtgaaagtataacatcAGAAGAAGGTGAACCCCATTCACCAATCGATGACGACGGAGCAGATGTACCAtcgcccgaccatgaagaagttcgaatagcaattacccttacatatgaagaacaacaaagcgacgggaGCCGATGGAAGGTTAGCCGAGATATTCAAACAcggaggcgaagaactgacaagaagcatgcatcagcttctttgtaaaatatggtcggacgaaagcatgcttaacgattggaatttaagtgtgctctgtccaatccacaaaaaaagagaccccacaatttgcgccaactaccgtgggataagtctcctaaacatcgcatatgaggttctatcgagcgtattctgtgaaagattaaggcccaccgtcaacaaactgattggaccttatcagtgtgactttagacTTCGAAAAACAAcagccgaccagatattcaccattcgccaaatcttggaaaaacccGTGggaagagaatcgacacactccacctcttcgtcgatttcaaagctgtttttgactGCACGAAAATGAGCtacttttatgccgcgatgtctgaattcggtatccccgcaaaactaacacggctgtgtaaacagacgttgagcaataccaaaaggaccgtcaggatcggaaaggacctctccgaaccgttcgataccaaacgaggtttcagacaaggcgactccctattgtGCGATTTCTTCAGTctgctgctggaaaaaataattcgagctgcagaacttaatcaagcaggtacaatcttttataagagtgtacagctgctggcgtatgccgatgatattgatatcatctgcttcaacacccgcgtcgttagttctgctttctccagactgaataaggaagcaaagcaaatgggtctggaagtgaacgagggcaagacgataTATCTCCGTgtcactgttgacggtcataacttcgaagttgtagataatttcatctatcttggaaccagcattaatagcaacaataatgtcagccttgaaatccaacatAGAAGacctcttgccaacaggtgctactttggactgagtagacaattgagaagtaaagtcctctctcgacgaacaaaaaccaaactctataagtcactcattattcccgtcctgctatatggtgcagaggcatgaacgataacaacatctgatgagtcgacgttacgagtttatggtcccttgcgcaTAGGCCACGGCGAgagagatatacgacgacattgacatagttcagcgaattaagagacagcgatgcgctgactaggtcatggcgtccgaatggacgaaaaaactccagctctgaaagtattcaacgcagtacctaCCCGCTGTGGAGAGCAGAGGAAAAAAGAAGacctccgctccgttggaaagagtggaggtggagaaggacctggcttcgcttggaatttccaattggcgccacgttgcgagaagaagaaacgactggcacgctgttattgaaagaagaggaagaaggtCAAAtattcgcccaattttatctattttaagcacaaagatgcactgttatgagtataacacgctctcttattttcgtgtgttaactcatatattggccgatatatgcggtacaaagtcacctggaagttcgaaagtcGCTTTCCCATTATTTCGAAGATAACTATGAATGCAATTCCGTAAAAAGATGTTTTTGTAGCGGCAGGAAACATGCCTGAAGTAATTTGGAGAAATGCTACCAAATTGACAGTTCTTGTTCGGATAAATATTTAGGTCTATAAGATATCTTACACATATTGTCAGATATAACACTTTTGAATTatgaaatatagaaaaaacatcaaacaaaaatattgttcataaaaaaattctccTCAATAAAATTTTGGCAGGCAGAAAAACTAGCACTTTACAGCTTCTCAATTGGGCATCAACACCAGACAGTCACAGTTCTTTCAAAACTCCACAACTAGATCGCTGGTGAAATGTACGCACCCTGCGCAAAAGTCTGTCTGCTGGATGATCGCGATGCTAAAACAAAGCTTGCCCGTACGGTAAAATTCTACAATGGTGTTAAAGTACCCATTGTAGGACTCGGTACTGCAGACGTAAGTGGAAATACAATCACTAAAGCGATTAGTTAGAATTGAAATAAATAGTTGAAaactatgtgtatatatgtaaataaatataaatatgtaaatttttgatatatctCCGCTAGTTAGAAGCGCACATTGCAACGCGTTGTGTAAAGGACGCCATCGATGCTGGCATACGGCATATAGACTGTGCGCCGATCTTTTGCAATCAAGAGGAGGTGGGACAGGCAATAAAGGAGAAAATCGATGAGGGTCTCATAAAAAGGTAGTGTCgtgtttatattaaatatatatgtacatatacatatgtaatatacacatgctaatttttatattcttgcaacatgttgctacagattaTTATagatttgttcacctaacggttgtatatatcacctaaaactaagcgagttAGAAATAGgattatagatatacatacatataaataattaggttgacgagatgagttgaaatccgagtgactctctgtccgtccgttcgtccgtgcaagctgtaacttgagcaaatATTATGATAACcggatgaaacttggtacacataatCCTGGTCAAAAAGTAAGGACGAGAAGGTCACGTGTGGTTTAAAATCTTTacaaaaatgggcgtggcccctccactttataggtttaatgtacatatgtagatacactAAACAAATCTCCTAAACCAATAAAGATGTGCTACCCAAACTTGCGCAGGCCTAATATTTTCAACCTTTCTTACGATAGTGCAacggttttattaaaaactactaaaagtgcaataaatcaataactaaatgcgtcatagatatcaaaattttaaatccaagATGGCACAAGAGACCTTTAATGGAGCTGGTGTCAAAATTGGATGGGTATGGTATCGCCTACATTTGGGTAAAATCTTATAACTCGAGACCTTCTCGACCgatgtcaaccaaattcggtacataacatTCTTCTGATACTCCTACGTTACAGTCAACACAAGAGACCTTTAAAGGAGCTGGTGTCAAAATTGGAGGATGGGTATGATATCGCCTACATTTGGGTAAAATCTTATAACTCGAGACCTTCTCGACCgatgtcaaccaaattcggtacataacatTCTTCTGATATTCCTACGTTACAGtccgaaaatggaaaaattgtaccacaaccacgtctacttcccaCATAATCCAAGTTTAATGCCCATATGAAACCTTCACAttccaaaatacaaataaagcgCCAATTAATATGACGGGCTAAAATTTTTCCGGAATAGTGTCTCTGTAGCTTATGACtgaaattcggagagaatcTTTTACTGATAATGTATGTCTTAATGTCAAAAATGGGAATCCGGTGAACACTTCCCTTACACCCCATATCttaatataaaggttttcgaacttccgggtgactttatgccgcatatatcgcctaatatacatatgagtTATCCCCAACTGtcattgttaaaaataaactgttttaatataaaattttgtcacAATCTGAATAAATTTCCCGGACTCTGATTCTTGAAAGTAGCAAGAGTGCAAAATATTTGGTTacaaccgaacttagcccttccttacttatttaacgattattattttatagagAGAATCTTTATATATCCAGTAAACTTTGGGATTCTCGACATGGGCCAAAATGGGTGCGCCGCTCATTAGAAGAAACCCTAAAACAATTACAACTTGATTATCTCGATAATTATGTCATGCACACACCTATGGGTTTCAAAGATGGGTTTGAAAATTACCCGCGCAATAATAGAGGTGAAATCTTATTTTCGGACATCGATTATGTAGACACCTGGCGAGCAATGGAGACTTTGGTTGACGATGGTCTTGTACGTTCGATTGGTTTAGCCAATTTTAATGCGGAACAAATCGAACGCATACTGGATGTGGCACGTATACCGCCAGCAAATCTACAAGTGGAATGTCATCCGTATTTGACCCAGAagaaattaatggatttatgcTGTAAGCATAATATCGTTTTTATGGTTAGTAATCCCACCGGTCCAAGAAAGAAAAATGCCAATATCTTACCACTTAAGAGTAATCCGAAAGTTTTGTGTTTGGCAAAAAAATATGGTAAAAGCGCAGTCGAGATATTAATCCGTTATCAGCTGCAACGTGGCAACGTTGTAATGCTCAGAACAACTCAAAAAGATCACATGATACAAAACGTAATGATTGAAAGTTTTAAACTATGCCGGAAGGATGTGGAAATACTTGACTTGATGAATTGCAACTTCCGAAATAAAACACTTGCTTAGTAAGTATGATAACGCTaatgttttaagaaatatgagtaaattgaatattttctaccaggaaaatttgtaaaaaaaaaattatataaacgaaaattaaattataaaaattatgaaaattgttagtcttaaaataatatatatcataacatttttctcaattttttcaGCGCCTCTGGACATCCACATCATCCTTTCGAAAATGATTGCATTTGAACTTTCACtcaaacttcgaaaatatttaggAAATATCAACTACCGCTTTTGGACAAATAtgattgaagtatttttaaacattgaataataaacaaacttgagagaaaaaactcaaaaatcaatcataaacttaaaaattttcggtttttcaaaatttaattttttgtatttacataaaatttaaactaaatcgACTTGCAcaataaaatgttaatatttacaacaaattaactaaaaaataattcatggcatattttctaaattaagaatgaaaaaaattaaccacaATTCATTAAAAT from Bactrocera tryoni isolate S06 chromosome 5, CSIRO_BtryS06_freeze2, whole genome shotgun sequence includes these protein-coding regions:
- the LOC120778066 gene encoding 1,5-anhydro-D-fructose reductase-like gives rise to the protein MYAPCAKVCLLDDRDAKTKLARTVKFYNGVKVPIVGLGTADLEAHIATRCVKDAIDAGIRHIDCAPIFCNQEEVGQAIKEKIDEGLIKRENLYISSKLWDSRHGPKWVRRSLEETLKQLQLDYLDNYVMHTPMGFKDGFENYPRNNRGEILFSDIDYVDTWRAMETLVDDGLVRSIGLANFNAEQIERILDVARIPPANLQVECHPYLTQKKLMDLCCKHNIVFMVSNPTGPRKKNANILPLKSNPKVLCLAKKYGKSAVEILIRYQLQRGNVVMLRTTQKDHMIQNVMIESFKLCRKDVEILDLMNCNFRNKTLAYASGHPHHPFENDCI